One stretch of Legionella birminghamensis DNA includes these proteins:
- the nuoE gene encoding NADH-quinone oxidoreductase subunit NuoE: MSENSGKLLCQLVTSKRIDEIDQWIKKYPADQKQSAVMSALRIVQEEHHFLTPELMDAVADYLEMPSIAVYEVATFYSMYEHKPLGKHLINVCTNISCKLRGSAEVVEYLESRLGIKLGATTDDKRFTLRSVECLGACVNAPMMQIGKTYHEDLTTEKIDQILEQYQ, translated from the coding sequence ATGTCTGAAAATTCAGGTAAGTTGTTATGTCAACTGGTTACATCAAAGCGAATTGATGAAATTGACCAATGGATAAAAAAATATCCTGCTGACCAAAAACAATCGGCTGTGATGAGCGCTCTGCGGATTGTTCAGGAAGAACATCATTTCCTGACACCAGAGTTGATGGACGCTGTTGCCGATTATCTTGAGATGCCGTCGATTGCAGTCTATGAGGTTGCAACTTTCTACTCTATGTATGAGCATAAACCGCTGGGTAAACATCTTATAAATGTATGCACGAATATCTCGTGCAAATTGCGTGGTTCAGCAGAAGTAGTTGAGTATCTTGAGTCCAGACTTGGCATCAAGCTGGGCGCGACAACAGATGATAAACGCTTTACTTTACGTTCAGTTGAATGCCTTGGGGCTTGTGTGAATGCACCGATGATGCAAATTGGCAAAACTTATCACGAAGACCTGACTACTGAGAAAATTGATCAAATTTTGGAACAATACCAATGA